From a single Marinobacter sp. THAF197a genomic region:
- a CDS encoding DEAD/DEAH box helicase produces MSFSSLGLSEQLVRATSDQGYDTPSPIQLQAIPAVLSGRDVMAAAQTGTGKTAGFTLPLLQRLADNPRNGKGPRALILTPTRELAAQVHDSVNLYSRYVPTKAAVVFGGVKINPQMMKLRKGVDVLVATPGRLMDLYQQNAVRFNEVEILVLDEADRMLDMGFIRDIRKILALLPAKRQNLLFSATFSNEIRGLAEGLLDNPVQVEVAARNTSAESIVQSVYPVDQSQKTALLSKLVRDNGWEQVLVFTRTKHGANRLTQKLEKDGITAAAIHGNKSQGARTRALADFKAGEVRVLVATDIAARGLDIKQLPQVVNFELPNVPEDYVHRIGRTGRAGESGHALSLVSADEGKMLAGIERLIKKQLPRKEIEGFEPKNNLPLKPKAKADPSKARNRRPQGGAGKSFGPKPAGRSGGRGRGGQGEGQGRGQGQGRSGRPAQRQSA; encoded by the coding sequence ATGAGTTTTTCTTCCCTCGGTTTGTCCGAGCAGCTGGTCCGTGCCACTTCTGATCAGGGTTATGACACCCCTTCTCCCATTCAGCTTCAGGCGATTCCTGCTGTGTTGTCTGGTAGAGACGTGATGGCTGCGGCCCAGACGGGAACCGGCAAAACCGCCGGCTTTACCCTGCCTCTTTTGCAGCGCCTGGCGGATAACCCGCGCAATGGCAAAGGCCCCCGTGCGTTGATTCTGACGCCCACCCGGGAGCTGGCAGCACAGGTGCACGACAGTGTGAACCTGTACAGCAGATACGTTCCAACCAAGGCCGCTGTGGTGTTTGGTGGTGTGAAAATCAATCCGCAGATGATGAAGCTGCGCAAAGGCGTTGATGTACTGGTGGCAACACCGGGCCGCCTTATGGATCTTTATCAGCAGAACGCCGTGCGCTTCAACGAAGTGGAAATCCTGGTGCTGGACGAAGCCGACCGCATGCTGGACATGGGCTTTATTCGCGATATCCGCAAGATCCTCGCCTTGTTGCCGGCCAAGCGTCAGAACCTGTTGTTCTCCGCCACCTTCTCCAACGAGATTCGTGGTCTGGCTGAGGGCTTGCTGGATAACCCGGTGCAGGTAGAAGTGGCTGCCCGTAACACCTCGGCTGAAAGCATTGTTCAGTCGGTTTACCCGGTCGATCAGAGCCAGAAGACCGCGCTGCTGAGCAAGCTGGTGCGTGACAATGGCTGGGAGCAGGTACTGGTATTCACCCGTACCAAGCACGGCGCCAACCGCCTGACCCAGAAGCTGGAAAAAGACGGCATTACCGCTGCCGCTATCCACGGCAACAAGTCCCAGGGTGCTCGTACCCGTGCTTTGGCGGACTTCAAGGCCGGCGAAGTGCGTGTGCTGGTTGCTACCGATATCGCGGCCCGCGGCCTGGACATCAAGCAGCTGCCCCAGGTGGTGAACTTTGAACTGCCCAACGTGCCGGAAGACTATGTACACCGCATCGGTCGTACTGGCCGCGCCGGCGAAAGTGGCCATGCCTTGTCTCTGGTGAGCGCCGATGAAGGCAAGATGCTGGCGGGCATTGAGCGGCTGATCAAAAAGCAACTGCCGCGCAAGGAAATCGAAGGCTTTGAGCCGAAGAACAACCTGCCGCTGAAGCCCAAAGCCAAGGCGGATCCGAGCAAGGCCCGCAATCGTCGCCCCCAGGGTGGCGCTGGCAAGAGCTTTGGCCCGAAACCGGCTGGTCGCAGCGGCGGTCGTGGCCGTGGTGGTCAGGGCGAAGGCCAGGGCCGTGGCCAGGGGCAGGGCAGAAGTGGCCGGCCGGCTCAGCGCCAGAGCGCCTGA
- a CDS encoding TetR family transcriptional regulator, protein MNTLAGGKLKLVQAALRLITETRSLTSLGLRELAREAGLNPNTFYRHFKSLDEFGLQVLGYIAEDMKTGVRQLRQMADSSEQASHDTVTFVYHYFLANPAATTVAVRELHGPSPVLRRALEAQLDASAREMAEDILERGLVPGVETAVVHEVSHMTIRYILFRAMDYIEKPEQREKIQQETERFINRQFRGAMIEGLNEEEVLALKTAPGQT, encoded by the coding sequence ATGAACACACTGGCCGGCGGAAAACTGAAACTGGTACAGGCCGCTCTGCGGTTGATTACCGAAACACGGAGCCTGACATCACTCGGGCTGCGGGAGCTGGCCCGTGAGGCTGGGTTGAATCCGAATACCTTTTACCGGCACTTCAAGAGCCTGGACGAATTCGGGCTGCAGGTACTGGGGTATATCGCCGAGGACATGAAAACCGGAGTGCGACAACTGCGGCAGATGGCGGATTCATCCGAGCAGGCATCCCACGACACCGTCACCTTTGTGTACCACTACTTCCTCGCCAATCCCGCCGCCACCACGGTAGCCGTCCGCGAACTGCACGGGCCCTCGCCGGTGTTACGCCGGGCGCTGGAGGCGCAGCTGGATGCCAGTGCCCGGGAGATGGCGGAGGACATTCTTGAGCGGGGATTGGTGCCGGGTGTGGAGACCGCTGTGGTGCATGAGGTTTCCCACATGACCATCCGCTATATCCTGTTCCGGGCCATGGATTACATTGAGAAGCCCGAGCAGCGGGAAAAGATTCAGCAGGAAACCGAACGGTTTATCAACCGGCAGTTCCGGGGGGCCATGATTGAGGGGCTAAACGAGGAAGAGGTGCTGGCGTTGAAAACTGCACCGGGGCAAACCTGA
- a CDS encoding TlpA disulfide reductase family protein: MLSVGVGPVSFSIGHLLLVLAFIVALIVGGITGRKHGTPIAGTLADIFVVAMLSARIGFVIRYYEHYQGDWLGMIDIRDGGFDMVTGLVAALVFAGFLMWRRASSRRALGTAMAAGLLTWGLTGGAIQLINQQLKGLPEVALTDLNEQPVDLSAIANGQPTVVNLWATWCPPCIREMPVLEEAQKRYPGINFVFANQGEHPETIQRFLSEQKLNLHHVLSDRQGQFGRVTGSHGLPTTLFYNAEGNLVDSHMGELSRASLARSLERFDPQFLVAYDEAVGYAE; the protein is encoded by the coding sequence ATGCTCAGTGTTGGCGTTGGCCCTGTCAGTTTTTCCATCGGGCACCTGTTGCTGGTCCTGGCTTTTATTGTTGCCCTGATTGTCGGGGGCATCACCGGCCGCAAACATGGAACACCCATCGCCGGCACTCTGGCGGATATCTTCGTGGTCGCCATGCTCAGTGCCCGCATCGGGTTCGTGATTCGCTATTACGAGCACTACCAGGGCGACTGGCTGGGCATGATTGATATCCGCGACGGTGGCTTTGATATGGTCACAGGCCTGGTCGCAGCCCTCGTGTTTGCCGGCTTCCTGATGTGGCGCCGGGCCAGCAGCCGCCGGGCGTTGGGCACGGCCATGGCGGCCGGCCTGCTGACCTGGGGCCTGACTGGCGGCGCCATTCAGCTGATCAACCAGCAACTCAAAGGCCTGCCCGAGGTGGCCCTGACCGACCTCAACGAGCAACCGGTCGATTTGAGCGCGATCGCCAATGGCCAGCCTACCGTTGTAAACCTCTGGGCCACCTGGTGCCCGCCCTGTATCCGGGAAATGCCGGTGCTGGAAGAGGCCCAGAAGCGCTACCCCGGTATCAATTTCGTTTTCGCCAACCAGGGCGAGCACCCGGAAACCATCCAGCGATTCCTGTCTGAACAGAAGCTGAATTTACACCATGTGCTGAGCGACCGGCAGGGCCAGTTCGGCCGGGTGACCGGCAGCCACGGCCTGCCCACCACCCTGTTCTACAACGCTGAAGGCAACCTGGTGGACAGCCACATGGGCGAACTGTCCCGTGCCAGCCTGGCCCGATCGCTGGAGCGTTTCGATCCGCAATTCCTGGTGGCATATGACGAAGCGGTCGGATACGCAGAATAA
- a CDS encoding OmpW/AlkL family protein, whose translation MSRSFKLGVLAAAVMATAPAVQAFEAGDFILRAGVVHVAPDDSSDSITVGGAPLLSGADSKVTVDSNTQLGLRATYMFTNSLGVGLLGATPFKHNINGGGDIPSDIKLGETKHLPPTLTLQYFPMASSSAFQPFVGVGVNYTTFFEEKTTGTLDSVVAAEYGIPGARTSLDLDDSVGVAVEVGMDYMLSENFGLNAAIWWADINTDARVKVYDANGDFAAQTDKFEVEIDPMVYMVGFTYKF comes from the coding sequence ATGTCTCGTAGTTTCAAATTGGGTGTTCTGGCAGCGGCCGTGATGGCAACTGCACCGGCCGTTCAGGCTTTCGAAGCGGGTGATTTCATTCTGCGTGCGGGTGTTGTGCATGTGGCGCCGGATGATTCCAGCGACTCTATCACTGTGGGTGGTGCGCCGCTGCTTTCCGGTGCGGATTCAAAAGTTACCGTCGATTCCAATACACAGCTGGGCCTGCGTGCCACCTATATGTTCACCAACAGCCTCGGTGTCGGCCTGCTGGGCGCAACCCCGTTCAAGCACAACATCAACGGTGGCGGCGATATTCCGAGTGACATCAAGCTGGGCGAAACCAAGCACCTGCCACCAACCCTGACACTGCAGTACTTCCCGATGGCAAGCTCTTCCGCCTTCCAGCCGTTCGTGGGCGTGGGCGTGAACTACACCACTTTCTTTGAAGAGAAGACCACCGGAACTCTGGATAGCGTGGTTGCTGCAGAATACGGCATCCCCGGAGCCCGCACCTCGCTGGACCTGGACGACAGCGTTGGCGTGGCCGTGGAAGTGGGCATGGACTACATGCTGAGTGAGAACTTTGGTCTGAACGCGGCCATCTGGTGGGCAGACATCAATACCGATGCCCGCGTGAAGGTTTACGATGCGAACGGTGATTTCGCCGCACAAACAGATAAGTTTGAAGTCGAAATCGACCCCATGGTCTACATGGTCGGTTTCACCTACAAGTTCTGA
- a CDS encoding SDR family oxidoreductase → MTILITGANGFIGKYLCLTLLQQGHEVQALIRSKSSLNQLTGFLQQQGATMERFSALEGDLEKPDLGLVALPDRIECLVHLAARFAWNLPEQEARHTNVTGSLRVAELARQLRCRLVFISGFMLANTGHLSRLGINRSHPEQTDWSRVYRRAGGYEASKLESAFRLREFVARQGMDAVEVQPATVAGHCSTGELDPAQPLYGLLENLYHGRLAMIPGSPEHWLPLIPVDSLAQVIAAACVANHVPDTLLALDQNTPNLAALLQAAAHSLGKPGPRRHLPIGVMKALLTIPGLPGLLKVAPESLAFIQTCRFDTTVTERFLAQQQVTLPPFRQYLESSCRHYLKSEVGSGKLTTHGA, encoded by the coding sequence ATGACCATCCTGATCACCGGCGCCAACGGTTTTATTGGCAAATACCTGTGCCTCACCCTGTTGCAGCAGGGGCATGAAGTCCAGGCACTGATCCGCTCCAAATCCAGCCTGAACCAGCTCACCGGCTTTCTTCAACAACAGGGCGCCACCATGGAGCGGTTTTCCGCACTGGAAGGCGACCTCGAAAAGCCTGATCTGGGGCTGGTCGCCTTGCCGGACCGGATCGAATGCCTTGTGCACCTGGCCGCCCGGTTCGCCTGGAACCTGCCCGAGCAGGAGGCCCGGCACACCAACGTTACCGGCAGCCTCCGGGTGGCGGAGCTGGCCCGTCAACTGCGCTGCCGATTGGTGTTTATCAGTGGCTTCATGCTGGCAAACACCGGGCATCTGTCACGGCTTGGAATCAATCGGAGCCATCCGGAGCAGACTGACTGGAGCCGGGTGTACCGGCGGGCCGGTGGTTATGAGGCCAGCAAACTGGAATCCGCCTTCCGGTTGCGGGAATTCGTCGCAAGACAGGGCATGGATGCGGTCGAGGTACAGCCGGCGACCGTTGCCGGCCACTGTTCAACCGGGGAACTCGACCCGGCCCAACCGCTATATGGTTTACTGGAAAACCTCTACCACGGACGACTGGCCATGATCCCGGGGTCGCCCGAGCACTGGTTGCCTTTGATTCCGGTGGACAGCCTGGCCCAAGTGATTGCGGCAGCCTGCGTGGCCAATCATGTGCCCGACACGCTGTTGGCGCTGGACCAGAACACGCCAAACCTGGCAGCGCTTTTACAGGCAGCGGCGCACTCTCTGGGCAAGCCGGGGCCCCGCAGGCATCTTCCGATCGGCGTGATGAAAGCGTTGCTGACCATTCCGGGCCTGCCCGGCCTGCTGAAGGTTGCCCCGGAATCGCTGGCCTTTATTCAGACCTGCCGATTCGATACAACCGTGACAGAGCGATTTCTGGCACAACAGCAGGTGACTCTGCCCCCGTTCCGGCAATATCTCGAATCAAGCTGCCGTCACTACCTGAAGAGTGAGGTTGGCTCCGGGAAGCTGACAACCCACGGAGCCTGA
- a CDS encoding YgjV family protein: protein MPEFMTSLSLTDSLGQLFGLVALAFCIAGFANKNDDRLMVLLISANVAFALMFAFFESWTAAALTVLVIVRIALARKYQGNWAILAAMLTVNALVAWATWRTATDVFPLAAAVLGTIGMFLLRGIPLRIVLGLAAFCWMLNNIVIGSVGGTLAEGMVLVTNIITIIRLYQLQKKYPDFRPGD, encoded by the coding sequence ATGCCGGAATTTATGACCTCACTCAGCCTTACCGATAGCCTCGGCCAGTTGTTTGGTCTGGTCGCTCTGGCCTTCTGCATTGCCGGCTTCGCCAACAAGAACGACGACCGGCTGATGGTGCTACTGATCTCCGCCAACGTCGCCTTCGCCCTGATGTTTGCCTTCTTTGAAAGCTGGACCGCTGCCGCGTTGACGGTGCTGGTGATTGTGCGCATCGCCCTGGCCAGGAAGTATCAGGGCAACTGGGCGATCTTGGCGGCGATGTTGACGGTTAATGCCCTGGTGGCCTGGGCGACCTGGCGAACTGCGACCGATGTATTCCCGCTGGCGGCGGCCGTACTGGGCACCATCGGCATGTTCCTGCTCAGGGGCATTCCACTGCGCATTGTGCTGGGGCTGGCGGCGTTCTGCTGGATGCTGAATAACATTGTGATTGGTTCTGTTGGAGGCACCTTGGCTGAGGGCATGGTGCTGGTCACCAACATCATTACGATCATCCGGCTGTACCAGTTGCAGAAGAAGTATCCGGATTTCAGGCCTGGAGATTGA
- a CDS encoding NADH:flavin oxidoreductase produces the protein MSMNLGPMFEPFELHNLKLRNRVAMAPMTRNFSPKGVPGQNVVDYYRRRAEAGVGLIITEGTIVNHAAANGYPNVPAFYGDEALAGWKKVVDAVHEAGGAIFPQLWHVGAVRKEGTEPDPSVPGYSPSGLFAPGKPNGKAMTKEDIQDVIKAFGDAAQDAKALGFDGVEIHGAHGYLLDQFLWEGTNQRDDEYGGSLENRLRFVVEIVEEVRHRVGPDYPIMLRFSQWKQQAYEAKLVNSPEELERFLKPLVEAGVDIFHASTRRFWEPEFEGSNLNLAGWTQKLSGKPTMSVGSVGLTEDFISGTFASKQEAVEQSGIDELVERMNNGEFDLIAVGRALLQDPEWLVKVKEGRLNEVEAFAKKSLAKLY, from the coding sequence ATGAGTATGAATCTTGGTCCTATGTTTGAGCCGTTTGAACTTCACAACCTCAAGCTGCGTAACCGCGTAGCCATGGCTCCGATGACCCGTAACTTCTCGCCCAAGGGCGTACCCGGTCAAAACGTGGTGGACTACTACCGCCGCCGCGCCGAAGCCGGCGTTGGCCTGATCATCACCGAGGGCACCATTGTGAACCACGCGGCGGCCAACGGTTACCCGAACGTACCGGCTTTCTACGGTGACGAAGCCCTGGCCGGCTGGAAGAAAGTGGTCGATGCCGTTCACGAAGCTGGCGGTGCCATTTTCCCGCAGCTGTGGCACGTAGGTGCCGTGCGTAAAGAAGGCACCGAGCCGGATCCGTCCGTCCCCGGATACAGCCCGTCTGGCCTGTTCGCCCCAGGCAAGCCCAACGGCAAGGCCATGACCAAAGAAGACATCCAGGACGTGATCAAAGCCTTCGGCGACGCCGCCCAAGACGCCAAAGCATTGGGTTTTGATGGTGTGGAAATCCACGGTGCCCACGGCTACCTGCTGGACCAGTTCCTGTGGGAAGGCACCAACCAGCGTGACGACGAATACGGCGGCAGCCTGGAAAACCGTCTGCGCTTTGTGGTGGAAATCGTCGAAGAAGTACGCCACCGCGTCGGCCCGGATTACCCGATCATGCTGCGTTTCTCCCAGTGGAAGCAGCAGGCGTACGAAGCGAAACTGGTGAACAGCCCGGAAGAGCTCGAACGCTTCCTGAAGCCGTTGGTTGAGGCCGGCGTCGACATTTTCCACGCCTCCACACGCCGCTTCTGGGAGCCGGAATTCGAGGGTTCCAACCTGAACCTGGCTGGCTGGACCCAGAAACTTTCCGGCAAGCCGACCATGTCTGTTGGCAGCGTGGGCCTGACCGAAGACTTCATCAGCGGCACCTTCGCCAGCAAGCAGGAAGCCGTGGAGCAGTCCGGCATCGACGAGCTGGTAGAGCGAATGAACAACGGCGAGTTCGACTTGATTGCGGTCGGCCGGGCCCTGCTGCAAGACCCGGAGTGGCTGGTGAAAGTGAAAGAAGGCCGGCTGAACGAAGTGGAAGCCTTCGCCAAGAAATCCCTGGCCAAGCTTTACTGA
- the bamE gene encoding outer membrane protein assembly factor BamE domain-containing protein — MAVARHLKLAGMALLLATLVGCATVGRDFATHNVDQIRIGETTRADIQDMFGEPWRTGVEDGKRTWTYGKYRWSAFGDAETTDLVVRFNSDGTVSSYVFNTTE, encoded by the coding sequence ATGGCAGTGGCTCGACATCTGAAACTGGCTGGCATGGCCTTGTTGTTGGCGACCCTGGTGGGCTGCGCGACGGTAGGCCGAGACTTTGCGACCCACAATGTGGACCAGATCCGCATTGGTGAAACCACCCGGGCGGACATTCAGGATATGTTCGGCGAGCCCTGGCGCACCGGGGTGGAAGACGGCAAGCGCACCTGGACTTATGGCAAGTATCGCTGGTCTGCCTTTGGTGATGCCGAAACGACGGACCTGGTGGTGCGGTTCAATAGCGATGGCACTGTGTCATCTTACGTGTTTAATACCACCGAGTAA
- a CDS encoding carbohydrate kinase family protein, with product MPSSIMILGGTSLDTIIHLNQLPAPVPQTIWPQRAYRSVGSTGAGKSLNLAALGHRIILHTLLGRDGEAETIRQQLAKPGIRLLVETTDTSTEQHVNLMTAAGERISLFVQPPAEPETVDWQPVQKRLPETDLVVANILAYVKPALGWLRESGRPVWTDLHDYDDSDSYHQPFIDAADVIFLASDKLPDYRRTMEQLIRGGKSFVVCTHGSAGATLLSSDGRWLEQAAIRVPDVIDTNGAGDAFFSGFLHRYLQGGNLKTCLRAGAMAGALCVTSQDLVSNRLTPEALA from the coding sequence ATGCCATCATCCATAATGATCCTTGGCGGAACGTCGCTCGATACCATCATCCACCTGAACCAACTTCCCGCACCGGTACCCCAGACCATCTGGCCTCAACGGGCATATCGAAGTGTGGGCAGCACCGGCGCCGGCAAAAGCCTGAATCTGGCCGCCCTGGGGCATCGGATAATCCTGCACACGTTGCTGGGCCGGGATGGAGAAGCAGAGACGATCCGCCAGCAATTGGCAAAGCCCGGAATACGCTTGCTTGTGGAGACCACCGACACCTCAACGGAACAACACGTCAACCTGATGACCGCCGCCGGCGAGCGCATCTCACTGTTCGTGCAGCCACCCGCCGAGCCAGAAACCGTAGACTGGCAGCCGGTGCAGAAGCGGCTGCCCGAAACCGACCTGGTAGTGGCCAACATCCTTGCTTACGTCAAACCCGCTCTGGGCTGGCTGCGCGAATCCGGCCGGCCGGTTTGGACAGACCTTCACGACTACGATGATTCGGACTCATACCATCAACCGTTCATTGACGCCGCGGACGTCATCTTCCTGGCCAGTGACAAGCTCCCGGATTACCGGCGCACCATGGAGCAGCTGATTCGAGGTGGTAAATCGTTTGTGGTTTGCACCCACGGTTCCGCCGGAGCCACCCTTCTTAGCAGCGACGGAAGATGGCTGGAGCAGGCGGCTATCAGGGTGCCTGACGTGATTGATACCAACGGTGCCGGCGATGCCTTTTTCAGCGGCTTTCTACACCGTTACCTGCAGGGCGGAAACCTGAAGACGTGCCTTCGTGCCGGGGCCATGGCCGGAGCCTTGTGCGTAACCAGCCAGGACCTTGTGAGCAACAGACTGACCCCGGAAGCACTGGCCTGA
- a CDS encoding flavin-containing monooxygenase gives MGKQHYDVLIIGAGVSGIGMACHLKRECPGKRFAILERRQSLGGTWDLFRYPGIRSDSDMFTFGYNFRPWTGGKVLADGASIKQYVADTARENDVERNIRYGVAVKTADWSSEEKCWKLTAENEKTGEAETYTASFLVGCTGYYNYDQGYKPDFPGEKDFKGQVVHPQHWPENLDYTGKKVVVIGSGATAITLVPTMAEKAAHVTMLQRSPTYLMPLPSTDKVTLALQKVLPEKAAYRLTRARNISISRLLYERSRKSPKAMRRLFLSVIKRQLKGKADMRHFTPDYNPWDQRLCVVKDGDLFDAIKAGTASIKTDHIERFTDTGIRLKSGEELEADIIIPATGLDIQMLGGIQPTVDGQGVVLKEKVIYKNVMVEGMPNSAMIFGYTNISWTLKADIASEYLCRLINHMDRKGYQVVVPRDTENSLGNDTILGSLDAGYIKRAEDRLPRQGTHGPWKASQNYLQDVKILRFEPIEDGYLEFDGRRSQQASPEKAGFLKPLRSALFGA, from the coding sequence ATGGGTAAGCAACACTATGACGTCCTGATCATTGGCGCCGGGGTTTCCGGCATTGGCATGGCCTGCCATCTGAAACGGGAATGTCCCGGCAAGCGCTTCGCCATTCTGGAGCGCAGACAGTCTCTGGGCGGTACCTGGGATCTGTTCCGTTACCCCGGCATTCGCTCCGATTCCGACATGTTCACCTTTGGCTACAACTTCCGGCCCTGGACCGGTGGCAAGGTGCTGGCCGATGGTGCTTCTATCAAGCAGTACGTGGCCGACACCGCCCGGGAAAACGATGTGGAAAGGAACATCCGCTACGGTGTGGCGGTAAAGACAGCGGACTGGTCCAGTGAGGAAAAATGCTGGAAGCTGACGGCGGAGAACGAAAAAACCGGCGAAGCGGAGACCTACACGGCCAGCTTCCTGGTGGGCTGCACTGGTTACTACAACTACGATCAGGGCTACAAGCCTGATTTCCCCGGCGAGAAAGACTTCAAAGGCCAGGTGGTGCACCCGCAGCACTGGCCGGAGAACCTGGATTACACCGGAAAGAAAGTGGTGGTGATTGGCAGTGGTGCGACTGCGATTACCCTGGTGCCTACCATGGCGGAAAAAGCCGCCCATGTCACCATGCTGCAGCGTTCGCCCACCTATCTGATGCCGTTGCCGTCGACTGATAAGGTCACCCTGGCGCTGCAGAAGGTACTGCCGGAGAAAGCCGCCTATCGGCTGACCCGGGCCCGAAATATCTCGATTTCGCGCCTGCTCTACGAGCGTTCCCGCAAGAGCCCGAAGGCCATGCGCCGGTTGTTCCTGTCGGTGATCAAGCGCCAGTTGAAGGGCAAGGCGGATATGCGCCACTTTACCCCTGACTACAACCCCTGGGATCAGCGCCTGTGCGTGGTGAAAGACGGCGACCTGTTTGATGCCATCAAGGCGGGTACTGCCTCGATCAAAACCGACCATATTGAACGCTTCACCGACACGGGCATTCGCCTGAAATCCGGCGAGGAGCTGGAAGCGGATATCATCATTCCGGCCACCGGCCTGGATATTCAGATGCTGGGCGGCATCCAGCCCACGGTGGATGGCCAGGGCGTGGTATTGAAGGAAAAGGTGATCTACAAGAACGTGATGGTGGAAGGCATGCCCAATTCCGCCATGATCTTCGGGTACACCAACATCTCCTGGACCCTCAAGGCCGATATTGCCAGTGAATACCTGTGCCGTTTGATCAACCATATGGACCGCAAGGGTTATCAGGTGGTGGTGCCGCGAGACACGGAAAACAGCCTGGGCAACGACACCATTCTGGGCTCGCTGGATGCCGGTTACATCAAGCGTGCCGAAGACCGGTTGCCGCGCCAGGGCACTCACGGGCCCTGGAAGGCGTCCCAGAATTACCTGCAGGATGTGAAAATCCTGCGCTTCGAACCCATCGAAGACGGCTACCTGGAGTTTGATGGCCGGCGCAGCCAGCAGGCCAGCCCGGAGAAGGCGGGCTTCCTGAAACCGCTGCGCTCGGCGTTGTTCGGGGCCTGA
- a CDS encoding winged helix-turn-helix transcriptional regulator, translated as MARKRFDDSNCSVARALNEVGDWWSLLIVLHAMYGTRRFVDFQQQLGIAKNILCDRLARLVDNEVLRKVDVGEHGSRFEYRLTEKGRDLFPVVVALRQWGDKWNPAPDGQPLDLRDRDTGKPVQPVTVRNAEGQPLSIRDVFVPDNAESDSKTA; from the coding sequence ATGGCCAGAAAACGTTTTGATGACTCCAATTGCTCCGTCGCCCGTGCCCTGAATGAAGTGGGGGACTGGTGGTCCCTGCTGATTGTGCTGCACGCCATGTACGGCACCCGCCGGTTTGTGGATTTTCAACAGCAGTTGGGCATTGCCAAAAACATTCTGTGCGACCGCCTGGCACGCCTGGTTGATAACGAAGTGCTTCGCAAAGTAGACGTTGGCGAGCACGGCTCCCGCTTCGAATACCGCCTGACAGAGAAAGGCCGGGATCTGTTCCCGGTGGTGGTGGCCCTGCGCCAGTGGGGCGACAAATGGAACCCGGCACCTGATGGGCAGCCGCTGGACCTGCGCGATCGTGATACCGGTAAGCCGGTGCAACCGGTTACCGTGCGCAATGCCGAAGGCCAACCACTGTCAATCCGTGATGTGTTCGTTCCCGACAATGCTGAAAGCGACAGCAAAACGGCCTGA
- a CDS encoding MerR family transcriptional regulator — protein sequence MRISELERRTGVSRDTLRYYEKQGLIREVGRSGNNYRDYPEQAVARVSMVRQLKRLGFSLSEIRELLDAVRSDRIDCLQGAAVMARKGALVDARIAELTAVRELLKQEQARLEASAREHGLA from the coding sequence ATGAGAATATCGGAACTGGAACGGCGCACTGGCGTGAGCCGCGATACGTTGCGCTACTATGAAAAGCAGGGTTTGATTCGCGAGGTCGGCCGCAGCGGCAACAATTATCGGGATTATCCGGAGCAGGCAGTAGCACGCGTATCGATGGTACGGCAGCTCAAGAGACTGGGCTTTTCGTTGAGTGAAATCCGCGAGTTGCTGGATGCCGTTCGTTCAGACCGGATCGACTGTCTGCAGGGCGCGGCGGTAATGGCGCGCAAGGGGGCCCTGGTGGATGCCCGGATTGCCGAGTTAACGGCGGTCAGAGAACTTTTGAAACAGGAGCAGGCTCGCCTGGAGGCCAGTGCCCGGGAGCATGGGCTGGCTTGA